The following are encoded in a window of Magnolia sinica isolate HGM2019 chromosome 11, MsV1, whole genome shotgun sequence genomic DNA:
- the LOC131219610 gene encoding uncharacterized protein LOC131219610 isoform X1, with product MLRALSAALPRSQRPCRRLCLSSSPSRISLWMEGAEMVRRQALFLGDSELQQLLHIFRIVQSPISELCFDQNSSTEQSVSHEKVWSLVFSQLLPKLPCQLNVSHLMFCNGALDPMDTSPCSTNHLDGIHDDNTYTVPKICKSTKPGRRASPEAIKMWKENGFTSLIIASIELDTWSIVQELLPLLSNSAPFAIYHQYLHFSKHRSLLRLIKLEAPH from the exons ATGCTTCGTGCCCTGTCTGCCGCACTTCCCCGCTCCCAACGCCCATGTCGACGCCTCTGTCTGAGCTCATCCCCCTCTCGCATTTCCCTGTGGATGGAAGGAG CGGAAATGGTAAGAAGGCAAGCTTTATTTCTAGGTGACTCAGAGCTGCAGCAACTGCTTCACATCTTCAG GATTGTGCAGTCTCCTATCTCTGAACTTTGTTTTGATCAAAACAGCAGTACTGAACAATCCGTATCTCATGAAAAGGTTTGGTCTCTAGTATTCAGTCAATTGTTGCCAAAACTGCCTTGTCAACTAAATGTGTCTCATCTAATGTTCTG CAATGGAGCTTTGGATCCTATGGATACGTCTCCTTGTTCTACTAACCACTTAGATGGCATACATGATGACAACACTTACACAGTTCCCAAGATTTGCAAATCAACAAAACCTGGAAGAAGGGCATCACCAGAAGCCATAAAGATGTGGAAAGAAAATGGTTTTACTAG CCTAATAATTGCATCTATAGAGCTGGATACTTGGAGCATAGTTCAAGAGCTTCTACCACTTCTTTCAAATTCAGCGCCATTTGCCATTTATCATCAATATCTTCACTTCAG TAAACACCGGTCATTGCTGAGGCTCATCAAACTGGAAGCTCCTCATTGA
- the LOC131219610 gene encoding uncharacterized protein LOC131219610 isoform X2, which produces MLRALSAALPRSQRPCRRLCLSSSPSRISLWMEGAEMVRRQALFLGDSELQQLLHIFRIVQSPISELCFDQNSSTEQSVSHEKPSISTTDTSLSSSNGALDPMDTSPCSTNHLDGIHDDNTYTVPKICKSTKPGRRASPEAIKMWKENGFTSLIIASIELDTWSIVQELLPLLSNSAPFAIYHQYLHFSKHRSLLRLIKLEAPH; this is translated from the exons ATGCTTCGTGCCCTGTCTGCCGCACTTCCCCGCTCCCAACGCCCATGTCGACGCCTCTGTCTGAGCTCATCCCCCTCTCGCATTTCCCTGTGGATGGAAGGAG CGGAAATGGTAAGAAGGCAAGCTTTATTTCTAGGTGACTCAGAGCTGCAGCAACTGCTTCACATCTTCAG GATTGTGCAGTCTCCTATCTCTGAACTTTGTTTTGATCAAAACAGCAGTACTGAACAATCCGTATCTCATGAAAAG CCATCAATTAGCACCACTGATACATCTCTTTCTTCTAGCAATGGAGCTTTGGATCCTATGGATACGTCTCCTTGTTCTACTAACCACTTAGATGGCATACATGATGACAACACTTACACAGTTCCCAAGATTTGCAAATCAACAAAACCTGGAAGAAGGGCATCACCAGAAGCCATAAAGATGTGGAAAGAAAATGGTTTTACTAG CCTAATAATTGCATCTATAGAGCTGGATACTTGGAGCATAGTTCAAGAGCTTCTACCACTTCTTTCAAATTCAGCGCCATTTGCCATTTATCATCAATATCTTCACTTCAG TAAACACCGGTCATTGCTGAGGCTCATCAAACTGGAAGCTCCTCATTGA
- the LOC131219610 gene encoding cyclin-dependent kinase B2-1-like isoform X3 has protein sequence MLRALSAALPRSQRPCRRLCLSSSPSRISLWMEGAEMVRRQALFLGDSELQQLLHIFRKAVKLLTPGGNMLELRHELRLPFVNRVITNQVKI, from the exons ATGCTTCGTGCCCTGTCTGCCGCACTTCCCCGCTCCCAACGCCCATGTCGACGCCTCTGTCTGAGCTCATCCCCCTCTCGCATTTCCCTGTGGATGGAAGGAG CGGAAATGGTAAGAAGGCAAGCTTTATTTCTAGGTGACTCAGAGCTGCAGCAACTGCTTCACATCTTCAG GAAGGCTGTCAAACTTTTGACTCCTGGAGGGAACATGCTGGAGTTGCGTCATGAGCTGCGCTTACCCTTTGTTAATCGGGTTATAACAAACCAG GTAAAGATTTAG